The Salegentibacter mishustinae genome includes a window with the following:
- a CDS encoding cytochrome C oxidase subunit IV family protein: protein MAHDTAHHHESNTKRIWTVFVILSVITIVEVILGIIKPHFLTDTSFLSMSLLNWIFIILTIYKAYYIAWAFMHLEGETKGLRRAIVWTSIFLISYLIFILLTEGGYIYEVYKTNHVAWDF from the coding sequence ATGGCACACGATACAGCACATCATCACGAATCTAATACAAAGAGGATCTGGACGGTATTTGTAATCCTTTCCGTTATAACCATAGTTGAAGTTATTTTAGGAATTATAAAGCCTCATTTTCTTACAGATACTTCTTTTTTAAGTATGTCGCTCCTTAACTGGATCTTCATCATATTAACAATTTACAAAGCCTATTATATCGCCTGGGCGTTTATGCACCTGGAAGGAGAAACTAAAGGCTTGCGACGTGCAATAGTTTGGACGTCAATTTTCCTTATTAGTTACCTTATTTTTATCCTGCTAACCGAAGGTGGTTATATCTACGAGGTTTATAAAACTAACCACGTTGCCTGGGATTTTTAA
- a CDS encoding cytochrome c oxidase subunit 3 gives MEATVVRTGTEGKTWGGGNEPLKASYGKLMMWFFITSDALTFSGFLAAYGFSRFKFIDSWPIADEVFNHFPFLHGVDAPMYYVALMTFILIFSSVTMVLAVDAGHQLKKGKVTFYMFLTIIGGIIFLGSQAWEWKNFINGTYGAVYTKGGNILQFIDGDGHRVALSDIAVPEASVRVEHEASNGIWFESEKSLPSYSIEEVKAGFGENSDLLIRTQMVNEEGEKTILSREESIAKLNSEAVGVVEGANLTRNEYGPPLFADFFFFITGFHGFHVFSGVVINIIIFFNVILGTYERRGNYEMVEKVGLYWHFVDLVWVFVFTFFYLV, from the coding sequence ATGGAAGCTACTGTTGTTAGAACAGGCACCGAAGGTAAAACCTGGGGTGGTGGAAATGAACCTTTAAAGGCCAGTTACGGCAAATTGATGATGTGGTTTTTTATCACTTCCGATGCACTTACCTTCTCTGGTTTTCTTGCAGCTTATGGGTTCTCCCGCTTTAAATTTATAGACTCCTGGCCAATTGCCGACGAAGTGTTTAATCACTTTCCATTTTTACACGGTGTAGATGCACCAATGTATTATGTGGCCTTGATGACCTTTATACTTATCTTTTCTTCTGTGACGATGGTATTGGCAGTAGATGCCGGCCACCAGTTAAAGAAAGGAAAAGTTACTTTTTATATGTTTCTTACCATAATTGGTGGGATTATTTTCCTTGGTTCTCAAGCCTGGGAATGGAAAAATTTCATTAATGGTACTTATGGCGCTGTTTATACTAAAGGGGGTAATATTTTGCAATTTATTGATGGCGATGGTCATCGAGTAGCTCTTTCAGATATCGCTGTTCCGGAAGCTTCAGTTCGAGTAGAGCATGAAGCCAGTAATGGAATCTGGTTTGAAAGCGAAAAATCTTTACCATCTTATTCTATAGAAGAAGTAAAGGCAGGTTTCGGTGAAAATTCAGACCTCTTAATAAGAACTCAAATGGTGAACGAAGAAGGTGAAAAAACCATTCTTTCTCGCGAAGAGTCTATTGCTAAATTAAATAGTGAAGCCGTTGGCGTGGTAGAAGGAGCTAATCTTACGCGTAACGAATACGGCCCGCCATTGTTTGCCGATTTCTTTTTCTTTATTACTGGTTTCCACGGTTTCCACGTTTTTTCAGGAGTAGTGATCAACATCATTATTTTCTTTAACGTAATCCTTGGAACTTATGAGCGTAGAGGTAATTATGAGATGGTAGAGAAAGTTGGTCTTTACTGGCACTTTGTAGATTTAGTTTGGGTATTTGTTTTTACATTCTTTTACCTGGTTTAA
- a CDS encoding cytochrome c oxidase subunit 3, with the protein MDLTQGAEKHKYDRAKKMMLWFGIISMIMTFGGLTSAYVVSKTRPDWLTEFELPNAFFWSTLVIVLSSVTFILAKQSILSGNRRNASAMLIGTLVLAVLFVVFQFNGFSEIIANGYYFTGSESSITTSFIYVLVLVHMVHLLAGIITLLVVIYNHFKQRYKKGQMLGIELGATFWHFVDLMWIYLFVFLYFFR; encoded by the coding sequence ATGGATTTAACTCAGGGTGCTGAAAAGCACAAATACGACCGGGCCAAAAAGATGATGCTCTGGTTTGGGATAATTAGCATGATTATGACCTTTGGTGGTTTAACCAGTGCTTATGTTGTGAGTAAAACAAGACCAGACTGGCTAACGGAATTTGAACTGCCAAATGCTTTCTTTTGGAGTACACTTGTTATAGTATTGAGTAGTGTGACTTTTATTCTTGCTAAACAAAGTATTTTATCTGGAAATCGCAGAAATGCTTCAGCTATGTTAATTGGCACACTGGTGCTTGCTGTGCTGTTTGTGGTCTTTCAGTTTAATGGTTTTTCAGAAATTATAGCTAACGGATATTACTTTACCGGAAGCGAAAGTAGTATTACTACTTCTTTTATTTATGTGTTGGTTTTGGTGCATATGGTGCACCTGCTGGCAGGTATAATCACGCTTTTAGTAGTAATTTATAACCATTTTAAACAACGTTATAAAAAAGGTCAAATGCTTGGTATTGAGCTAGGTGCGACTTTTTGGCATTTTGTTGATCTTATGTGGATATACCTGTTTGTATTTTTATATTTCTTTAGATAA
- the cyoE gene encoding heme o synthase — MSSTGVHTSSASILTDFKEITKVRLAVSVVFSSVAGYFLGADNIDFVTVFLLAIGGYFMVGASNAYNQVIERNLDALMDRTKNRPIPDGRMSVSTAFLIASVFTISGLIVLYIINPKTAMFGAISIFIYVSVYTPLKTKTPLSVFVGAIPGAIPFMLGWVAATGNFSIEPGTLFMIQFFWQFPHFWAIGWWLYDDYKKGGFFMLPTGKRDRGTAIQIILYSVWTVLVSLIPVFGVTGKLFLTPVAGAIILLLGLGMLYYAFKLYKEKTAQAAKKLMFASVSYITLLQIVYVLDKFIRQWI; from the coding sequence TTGAGCAGCACCGGTGTACATACTTCCTCGGCTTCTATCCTAACAGACTTTAAAGAAATTACCAAGGTACGGCTTGCTGTAAGCGTGGTGTTTTCCTCGGTTGCGGGTTATTTTTTGGGCGCCGATAATATAGATTTTGTTACTGTCTTTTTGTTAGCTATTGGCGGTTACTTTATGGTTGGCGCTTCAAATGCATACAACCAGGTTATAGAACGTAATTTGGATGCGCTTATGGATCGCACCAAAAACCGGCCAATTCCCGATGGAAGAATGTCGGTGAGTACCGCGTTTTTAATCGCCAGCGTTTTTACAATTTCAGGACTTATAGTACTATATATTATTAACCCTAAAACCGCGATGTTTGGGGCTATAAGTATATTTATATATGTAAGTGTATATACTCCGCTAAAGACTAAAACCCCGTTATCGGTATTTGTGGGGGCTATTCCGGGAGCAATCCCTTTTATGTTGGGTTGGGTAGCAGCCACTGGAAATTTTAGTATAGAACCCGGCACTTTATTTATGATTCAATTCTTCTGGCAATTCCCGCATTTTTGGGCTATTGGCTGGTGGTTGTATGACGATTATAAGAAAGGTGGATTCTTTATGTTGCCTACCGGAAAACGGGATAGAGGAACCGCAATTCAAATTATTCTTTATTCTGTTTGGACTGTTTTAGTATCATTAATTCCGGTGTTTGGGGTTACAGGGAAACTTTTTCTAACTCCTGTTGCAGGTGCAATTATTCTTTTGTTGGGTCTGGGAATGCTTTATTATGCATTCAAATTGTATAAAGAGAAAACTGCCCAGGCAGCTAAAAAATTAATGTTTGCGAGTGTATCTTATATTACGCTGCTACAAATAGTATATGTTTTAGATAAATTTATAAGACAATGGATTTAA
- a CDS encoding energy transducer TonB has translation MEPKKNPKADLKRKSVLFLQLGLVLVLLITWRAIEWKTYDKEAIDTGQLDMDDLDDEEIPITEMQNTPPPPPPPPPAPEVIEVVEDEEEVEEDEIESTETNLDEIVEVEEVVEAPTEEEVEDVPFAVIEDVPIFPGCENLSNNEERKQCMSQKISQFVNRNFDTDLGAELGLSGVNRVIVQFKIDEKGNITNVMSRAPHPRLEQEAARVINKLPKMQPGKQRGKAVGVMYSLPIVFQVQD, from the coding sequence ATGGAACCAAAGAAAAATCCAAAAGCCGATTTAAAGAGAAAGAGCGTGCTGTTTCTCCAGTTGGGGCTTGTCCTGGTCCTGTTAATTACCTGGCGTGCTATTGAATGGAAGACTTACGACAAGGAAGCCATTGATACCGGTCAGTTAGATATGGACGATCTAGACGATGAAGAAATCCCAATTACAGAGATGCAGAATACGCCTCCACCGCCACCACCTCCGCCTCCGGCACCAGAGGTTATTGAAGTTGTAGAAGATGAGGAAGAGGTAGAAGAGGATGAGATTGAGTCTACAGAAACAAATCTTGATGAGATTGTAGAAGTAGAGGAAGTTGTTGAGGCGCCTACAGAAGAAGAGGTCGAAGATGTACCTTTTGCTGTTATTGAAGATGTGCCAATTTTCCCAGGTTGCGAAAACCTAAGCAACAACGAAGAGCGTAAGCAATGTATGAGCCAAAAGATCAGTCAGTTTGTAAACCGTAACTTTGACACCGATCTTGGTGCAGAGCTTGGTCTTTCTGGTGTAAACAGGGTAATCGTTCAGTTTAAAATTGATGAAAAAGGAAATATTACCAATGTAATGTCTCGTGCTCCTCACCCAAGGTTAGAGCAGGAAGCAGCAAGAGTAATTAATAAATTGCCTAAAATGCAACCAGGTAAACAAAGAGGTAAAGCAGTAGGAGTTATGTACTCTTTACCAATTGTATTCCAGGTGCAGGACTAA
- a CDS encoding VanZ family protein — MVARIALFVAVFYTILLTVSSLVKLGKISVGSFSPTDKLLHLGAYFGLLVLWKVYFMLKNKPKSTYKNNLFKIAGLAVLFGMLIEVLQGVLTSYREPDWFDILANTAGILLAVVIFLFFEKSLKRLNSKINLIF, encoded by the coding sequence TTGGTAGCTAGAATAGCCTTATTTGTAGCCGTTTTCTATACTATCTTACTTACGGTTTCCTCTTTAGTGAAACTTGGTAAAATTAGCGTTGGAAGTTTTAGTCCTACAGATAAACTTTTACATCTTGGAGCTTATTTTGGGTTGTTGGTATTGTGGAAGGTATATTTTATGTTGAAAAATAAGCCTAAAAGTACTTATAAAAACAATCTATTTAAAATAGCGGGCCTCGCAGTACTGTTTGGTATGTTAATTGAGGTTTTACAAGGTGTGCTCACCAGTTATCGCGAGCCAGATTGGTTCGATATCCTGGCTAATACCGCTGGAATTTTACTTGCTGTTGTTATCTTTCTTTTCTTTGAAAAGAGTCTAAAAAGGTTAAATAGTAAGATTAATTTAATTTTTTAG
- the gcvH gene encoding glycine cleavage system protein GcvH: protein MNIPQELKYTKDHEWIRVEGDTVTIGITDFAQSELGDIVYVEVETLDEILDKEEVFGTVEAVKTVSDLYLPISGKIIEFNESLEDEPEKVNSDPYGEGWMIKVKFSDESQLEELLSADAYKEILGS, encoded by the coding sequence ATGAATATTCCACAAGAATTAAAGTACACTAAAGACCACGAATGGATTAGGGTAGAAGGTGATACAGTTACCATCGGTATTACAGATTTCGCTCAAAGCGAATTGGGAGATATCGTTTATGTAGAGGTAGAAACTCTGGATGAAATCTTGGATAAAGAAGAGGTTTTTGGTACTGTAGAAGCTGTAAAAACTGTTTCAGACCTTTATTTGCCAATATCAGGAAAGATAATTGAGTTTAATGAAAGCCTTGAAGACGAACCGGAAAAGGTAAATTCAGATCCTTACGGAGAAGGTTGGATGATTAAAGTGAAATTTTCTGATGAATCTCAGTTGGAAGAGCTTTTAAGTGCAGATGCCTATAAAGAAATTCTTGGTAGCTAG